In one Oryza glaberrima chromosome 2, OglaRS2, whole genome shotgun sequence genomic region, the following are encoded:
- the LOC127764642 gene encoding BURP domain-containing protein 4-like yields MTSELEKEAGRYVDDSSQAARTNNKITNLQVSFVGHGHDTPADGEGQFADAAYPAKWKPDEDPSTPSLVVAHHLPNFSSGGYVLSSKPDISV; encoded by the exons ATGACATCGGAGTTGGAGAAGGAGGCCGGCCGGTACGTCGACGACAGCTCGCAGGCGGCGAGGACGAACAACAAGATCACCAACCTGCAGGTGTCGTTCGTCGGCCACGGACATGATACTCCAGCAG ATGGAGAAGGGCAATTCGCTGATGCTGCATACCCGGCGAAGTGGAAACCAGATGAGGATCCGTCCACGCCATCGCTGGTCGTTGCTCATCATCTACCGA atttCTCATCAGGGGGATATGTTCTAAGCTCAAAACCGGACATTTCTGTATAG